The Streptomyces laurentii genome contains a region encoding:
- a CDS encoding tryptophanyl-tRNA synthetase (HIGH motif;~KMSKS motif;~catalytic core domain of tryptophanyl-tRNA synthetase; cd00806;~dimer interface [polypeptide binding];~identified by MetaGeneAnnotator; putative;~tryptophanyl-tRNA synthetase II; Reviewed;~tryptophanyl-tRNA synthetase [Streptomyces cattleya NRRL 8057 = DSM46488]) — protein MASERLRVLSGIQPTAGSFHLGNYLGAVRQWVALQESHDAFYMVVDLHAITVPQDPAELRANTRLATAQLLAAGVDPDRSALFVQSHVAEHAQLAWVMNCLTGFGEASRMTQFKDKSARQGADRTTVGLFTYPVLQVADILLYQAHQVPVGEDQRQHIELTRDIGERFNTRFGDTFTIPEPYILKETAKIYDLQDPTIKMSKSASSPKGLINLLDDPKATAKKVKSAVTDTDTVIRYDPVEKAGVSNLLTIMSVLTETPIADLEKSYEGKMYGALKTDLAEVMVDFVTPFRTRTQEYLDDPETLDKILAKGAEKARVVAAETLAQTYERIGFLSARH, from the coding sequence ATGGCCTCTGAACGTCTCCGTGTGCTCTCCGGAATCCAGCCCACCGCAGGCTCGTTCCACCTCGGCAACTACCTCGGTGCGGTGCGTCAGTGGGTCGCGCTGCAGGAGTCCCACGACGCCTTCTACATGGTGGTGGACCTGCACGCGATCACGGTCCCGCAGGACCCCGCCGAGCTGCGCGCCAACACCCGGCTCGCCACCGCCCAGCTGCTGGCCGCCGGTGTCGACCCCGACCGCAGCGCGCTCTTCGTCCAGAGCCACGTGGCCGAGCACGCCCAGCTGGCGTGGGTCATGAACTGCCTCACCGGTTTCGGCGAGGCCTCCCGCATGACCCAGTTCAAGGACAAGTCCGCCCGCCAGGGCGCCGACCGCACCACCGTCGGCCTCTTCACGTACCCGGTCCTCCAGGTCGCGGACATCCTGCTCTACCAGGCGCACCAGGTCCCGGTCGGCGAGGACCAGCGCCAGCACATCGAGCTGACGCGCGACATCGGCGAGCGCTTCAACACGCGCTTCGGCGACACCTTCACGATCCCTGAGCCGTACATCCTCAAGGAGACCGCGAAGATCTACGACCTGCAGGACCCGACGATCAAGATGAGCAAGTCGGCCTCCAGCCCCAAGGGCCTGATCAACCTGCTCGACGACCCGAAGGCCACCGCGAAGAAGGTCAAGAGCGCGGTCACCGACACCGACACCGTGATCCGGTACGACCCGGTGGAGAAGGCCGGCGTCTCGAACCTCCTCACCATCATGTCCGTGCTCACCGAGACGCCGATCGCGGATCTGGAGAAGAGCTACGAGGGCAAGATGTACGGCGCCCTGAAGACCGACCTGGCCGAGGTCATGGTGGACTTCGTCACGCCGTTCCGGACCCGCACCCAGGAGTACCTGGACGACCCGGAGACCCTGGACAAGATCCTCGCCAAGGGCGCGGAGAAGGCCCGGGTCGTCGCCGCCGAGACGCTGGCGCAGACGTACGAGCGGATCGGCTTCCTTTCCGCCCGCCACTGA
- a CDS encoding activator of HSP90 ATPase (Putative hydrophobic ligand-binding SRPBCC domain of an uncharacterized subgroup of CalC- and Aha1-like proteins; cd08900;~activator of HSP90 ATPase [Amycolatopsis mediterranei S699];~identified by MetaGeneAnnotator; putative;~putative hydrophobic ligand binding site [chemical binding]), giving the protein MTGTTVTHTTFTLERTYAADPARVFAAWADPAAKARWFGTGGAHALDFRAGGREVARGRTPGGEDLAFSSTYHDIVSDRRLVYSSTLTIGGTLATISTTTVELTAEDQGTRLTLTEQAAFLDGREEPKWREEGTGDWLDRLAEEVEEVEEVEEVEEAEGAEEAEV; this is encoded by the coding sequence ATGACCGGCACGACCGTCACGCACACCACGTTCACCCTGGAGCGCACGTACGCCGCGGACCCGGCGCGCGTGTTCGCCGCCTGGGCCGACCCGGCCGCGAAGGCCCGCTGGTTCGGGACCGGGGGCGCCCACGCACTCGACTTCCGGGCCGGCGGGCGGGAGGTCGCCCGCGGCCGGACGCCGGGCGGCGAGGACCTGGCGTTCTCCTCCACCTACCACGACATCGTCTCGGACCGGCGGCTCGTCTACTCCTCGACGCTGACCATCGGCGGCACCCTCGCCACGATCTCGACGACCACGGTCGAGCTGACGGCCGAGGACCAGGGCACCCGGCTCACCCTGACCGAGCAGGCGGCCTTCCTGGACGGCCGCGAAGAACCGAAGTGGCGGGAAGAGGGCACGGGCGACTGGCTGGACCGGCTGGCCGAGGAAGTCGAGGAAGTCGAGGAAGTCGAGGAAGTCGAGGAAGCCGAGGGAGCCGAGGAAGCCGAGGTGTGA
- a CDS encoding integral membrane protein (identified by MetaGeneAnnotator; putative;~integral membrane protein [Streptomyces albus J1074]), whose product MKLSRPVSWFLLAFGVWSWMIWTTFVKNLWHDASGLAFDAADKPTTYFWIHLALAITSFLLGTAVGVIGLRGVLALRKK is encoded by the coding sequence ATGAAGCTCAGCCGCCCCGTCTCCTGGTTCCTGCTCGCCTTCGGAGTCTGGTCCTGGATGATCTGGACCACCTTCGTGAAGAACCTCTGGCACGACGCCAGCGGCCTCGCCTTCGACGCCGCGGACAAGCCCACGACGTACTTCTGGATCCACCTCGCCCTCGCGATCACCTCGTTCCTCCTGGGCACGGCGGTCGGCGTGATCGGCCTCCGGGGCGTCCTCGCGCTCAGGAAGAAGTGA
- a CDS encoding 2H phosphoesterase superfamily protein (2'-5' RNA ligase superfamily; pfam13563;~2H phosphoesterase superfamily protein [Streptomyces venezuelae ATCC10712];~LigT like Phosphoesterase; pfam02834;~identified by MetaGeneAnnotator; putative): MGTVTLGVSIAVPEPHGSLLQERRAGFGDPAAYSIPTHVTLLPPTEVEAGRLPAVEAHLAAIAALSDPFAMRLEGTGTFRPVSPVVYVKLAEGTDGCDRLQQRIRDEAGPVPRELQFPYHPHVTVAHGIAEEAMDQAFAELAGFEAAWTCCSFALYEQGADEVWRKLCEYEFGSGRAITAVPAQGGSPVDEPSTTR; the protein is encoded by the coding sequence GTGGGGACCGTAACGCTCGGCGTTTCGATCGCGGTCCCGGAGCCTCACGGCAGCCTGCTCCAGGAGCGGCGCGCGGGCTTCGGCGATCCCGCCGCGTACAGCATTCCCACGCACGTCACCCTGCTCCCGCCGACCGAGGTGGAGGCCGGCCGGCTGCCCGCCGTCGAGGCGCACCTGGCCGCGATCGCCGCGCTCAGCGACCCGTTCGCGATGCGCCTGGAGGGCACCGGCACGTTCCGGCCCGTGTCCCCGGTCGTCTACGTGAAGCTCGCCGAGGGCACCGACGGCTGCGACCGGCTCCAGCAGCGCATCCGGGACGAGGCCGGGCCCGTGCCGCGCGAGCTGCAGTTCCCGTACCACCCGCACGTCACCGTCGCCCACGGCATCGCCGAAGAGGCCATGGATCAGGCATTCGCGGAGCTGGCCGGCTTCGAGGCGGCGTGGACCTGCTGTTCCTTCGCGCTGTACGAGCAGGGCGCGGACGAGGTGTGGCGCAAGCTCTGCGAGTACGAGTTCGGCAGCGGGCGGGCGATCACCGCCGTCCCGGCGCAGGGCGGCAGCCCGGTCGACGAGCCGAGCACCACGCGCTGA
- a CDS encoding ribonuclease BN (PFAM: ribonuclease BN; KEGG: sgr:SGR_2698 integral membrane protein;~Virulence factor BrkB; pfam03631;~identified by MetaGeneAnnotator; putative;~ribonuclease BN [Streptomyces flavogriseus ATCC33331]) — protein MDWLTKLPVVGPWVVRLMRTHAWRAYERLDAAHWSRLAAAITFLSFLALFPLITVAAAIGAALLSPDRLATIEHKIADQVPGISEQLDIAGLVDNAGTVGLVAGGVLLFMGIGWIGSMRDCLRAVWGLDGVDEGNPFVRKGKDTIVLLGLGGVMLGSLAASWLGSTAVGWSAGRLGISHQGAGGIFLEFAAILVAVVADFLILTYALTLLPGVEPGRRDLIVAALLGSVGFELLKLLLGGYMREVAAKSMYGAFGVPVALLLWINFMAKLLLFCAAWTAAGEKGAEAAVRGSRSRRPEEPSGTDGPDSPPASAG, from the coding sequence ATGGACTGGCTGACCAAGCTCCCCGTCGTCGGCCCCTGGGTCGTCCGGCTGATGCGGACCCATGCGTGGCGCGCGTACGAACGCCTCGACGCGGCCCACTGGAGCCGGCTCGCCGCCGCGATCACCTTCCTCAGCTTCCTGGCCCTCTTCCCGCTGATCACCGTCGCCGCCGCGATCGGCGCCGCGCTGCTCAGCCCGGACCGGCTGGCCACGATCGAGCACAAGATCGCCGACCAGGTGCCCGGCATCTCCGAACAGCTCGACATCGCCGGCCTCGTCGACAACGCCGGCACGGTCGGCCTCGTCGCCGGCGGTGTGCTGCTCTTCATGGGCATCGGCTGGATCGGGTCCATGCGCGACTGCCTGCGCGCCGTCTGGGGCCTGGACGGGGTCGACGAGGGCAACCCGTTCGTCCGCAAGGGCAAGGACACGATCGTGCTGCTCGGCCTCGGCGGGGTCATGCTCGGTTCGCTCGCCGCGTCCTGGCTCGGCTCCACCGCCGTCGGCTGGAGCGCCGGCCGGCTCGGGATCTCGCACCAGGGCGCGGGTGGCATATTCCTCGAATTCGCCGCGATCCTCGTCGCGGTCGTCGCCGACTTCCTGATCCTCACGTACGCGCTCACGCTGCTGCCCGGCGTCGAGCCGGGGCGCCGCGACCTGATCGTCGCGGCGCTGCTCGGCTCGGTCGGCTTCGAACTGCTCAAGCTGCTGCTCGGCGGCTACATGCGCGAGGTCGCCGCGAAGTCGATGTACGGGGCGTTCGGCGTGCCCGTCGCCCTGCTGCTGTGGATCAACTTCATGGCGAAACTGCTGCTGTTCTGCGCCGCCTGGACAGCCGCCGGCGAGAAGGGGGCCGAAGCCGCCGTCAGGGGTTCACGCTCTCGTCGGCCGGAGGAGCCGTCCGGGACCGACGGCCCTGACTCGCCGCCGGCCAGCGCCGGTTGA
- a CDS encoding integral membrane protein (Bacillus subtilis YkuE and related proteins, C-terminal metallophosphatase domain; cd07385;~Calcineurin-like phosphoesterase; pfam00149;~Integral membrane protein [Streptomyces albus J1074];~identified by MetaGeneAnnotator; putative;~putative active site [active];~putative metal binding site [ion binding]) produces MIVFLLVLVVVLGLLGTVHWYVWRRLVRDLTRPRSAARRVGTVVLVALPLTSVGALASGRGGAPFVMEQILAWPGFLWLALLLYVTLALVVTEPLRPLLRRALARKAAGTAEGAEAAQAPVPVTVPAGPAEAPTPVSAPVLAPADAESVTDATSPAPVTPAPATPAPDLSRRLFVNRVVSTSALAVAAGTVGYGTYGVLRGPRVKRVTVPLAKLPRAAHGYRVAVVSDIHLGPILGRAHTQRIVDTINATQPDLVAVVGDLVDGSVANLGPAAEPLARLTARDGAYFVTGNHEYFSGADAWVDHVRELGLHPLRNDRVEIGAGFDLAGVDDVAGESHGQGPDFAKALGDRDRARTAVLLAHQPIVIDDAVRHGVDLQLSGHTHGGQLWPGNLIAELANPTVAGLERYGDTQLYVTRGAGAWGPPVRVGAPSDITVVELASRQA; encoded by the coding sequence GTGATCGTGTTCCTGCTGGTATTGGTCGTGGTGCTGGGGCTGCTGGGAACAGTCCATTGGTATGTGTGGCGGCGTCTGGTGCGCGACCTGACACGGCCCCGCAGCGCCGCCCGCCGGGTCGGCACCGTCGTCCTGGTCGCGCTGCCGCTGACCTCGGTCGGCGCGCTGGCCTCCGGGCGCGGGGGCGCGCCGTTCGTCATGGAGCAGATCCTCGCCTGGCCCGGGTTCCTGTGGCTCGCGCTGCTGCTGTACGTGACGCTCGCACTGGTGGTGACCGAGCCGCTGCGGCCCCTGCTGCGCCGCGCGCTCGCCCGTAAGGCGGCGGGGACGGCCGAGGGCGCGGAGGCGGCTCAGGCTCCTGTCCCCGTCACCGTCCCGGCGGGCCCGGCCGAGGCCCCGACCCCGGTTTCGGCGCCGGTTTTGGCGCCGGCGGACGCCGAGTCGGTGACCGACGCCACGTCCCCCGCGCCCGTGACGCCCGCGCCCGCGACTCCCGCACCCGACCTCTCCCGCCGTCTCTTCGTCAACCGCGTCGTCTCCACCTCCGCCCTCGCCGTCGCCGCCGGGACCGTCGGCTACGGCACGTACGGCGTGCTGCGCGGCCCGCGCGTGAAGCGGGTGACGGTGCCGCTGGCGAAGCTGCCGCGCGCCGCGCACGGCTACCGCGTCGCCGTCGTCTCGGACATCCACCTCGGGCCGATCCTGGGCCGCGCCCACACCCAGCGGATCGTCGACACGATCAACGCCACCCAGCCCGACCTCGTCGCCGTCGTCGGCGACCTGGTCGACGGCAGCGTGGCGAACCTCGGCCCGGCCGCCGAGCCGCTCGCGCGGCTGACCGCCCGCGACGGCGCGTACTTCGTGACCGGTAACCACGAGTACTTCTCGGGTGCCGACGCGTGGGTCGACCACGTCCGCGAACTGGGCCTGCACCCGCTGCGCAACGACCGCGTCGAGATCGGCGCCGGGTTCGACCTCGCCGGGGTCGACGACGTCGCGGGCGAGAGCCACGGCCAGGGGCCCGACTTCGCGAAGGCACTCGGCGACCGGGACCGGGCCCGTACCGCCGTCCTCCTCGCGCACCAGCCGATCGTCATCGACGACGCCGTCCGGCACGGCGTCGACCTCCAGCTCTCCGGCCACACCCACGGCGGCCAGCTGTGGCCCGGCAACCTGATCGCCGAACTCGCCAACCCGACCGTCGCCGGGCTCGAACGGTACGGCGACACCCAGCTCTACGTGACGCGCGGCGCGGGCGCCTGGGGACCCCCGGTGCGGGTCGGCGCGCCGTCGGACATCACGGTCGTCGAGCTGGCTTCCCGGCAGGCGTGA
- a CDS encoding arsR family transcriptional regulator (ArsR family transcriptional regulator [Amycolatopsis mediterranei U32];~Arsenical Resistance Operon Repressor and similar prokaryotic, metal regulated homodimeric repressors. ARSR subfamily of helix-turn-helix bacterial transcription regulatory proteins (winged helix topology). Includes several proteins that appear to...; cd00090;~dimerization interface [polypeptide binding];~identified by MetaGeneAnnotator; putative;~putative DNA binding site [nucleotide binding];~putative Zn2+ binding site [ion binding]): MLNHEERLDAVFRALGDPTRRALVERLVRGPASVSELAAPLPMSLAAVVQHIQVLEAAGIVRSEKTGRVRTCRIEPEALRFAEGWLGSQRTAWETRLDRLGDLLAEPDSSEGTTS, encoded by the coding sequence ATGCTTAACCATGAAGAGCGACTGGACGCGGTGTTCCGGGCCCTGGGGGACCCGACACGACGCGCGCTGGTCGAGCGACTGGTGCGGGGGCCCGCCTCGGTGAGCGAGCTCGCCGCGCCGCTGCCCATGTCGCTCGCCGCCGTCGTCCAGCACATCCAGGTGCTGGAAGCCGCCGGGATCGTCCGCTCGGAGAAGACCGGCCGGGTCCGCACCTGCCGGATCGAACCGGAGGCCCTCCGGTTCGCGGAGGGCTGGCTCGGGAGTCAGCGCACCGCCTGGGAGACCAGGCTCGACCGCCTCGGCGACCTCCTCGCCGAGCCCGACTCGTCGGAAGGGACCACGTCATGA
- a CDS encoding D-alanyl-D-alanine carboxypeptidase (D-alanyl-D-alanine carboxypeptidase [Cell envelope biogenesis, outer membrane]; COG1686;~D-alanyl-D-alanine carboxypeptidase [Streptomyces albus J1074];~identified by MetaGeneAnnotator; putative) produces the protein MTAKAALTVGFATSLLPFLAVAPAHADDKDKQPQQPKPPAVMSQVGGETLSRPGVQVRLMPGAPVLPKELSGRSWIVADAENGQVLASNNAHWPLAPASTLKMLFADTLLPKFAPTENHTVEPSDLAGVGAGSSLVGIKENQTYSVQDLWLGVFLRSGNDAVHVLSAMNKGVPQTVLDMKAHAEELQALDTHVKSPDGYDEPGQVSSAYDLTLIARSGMQKPDFRKYAATARAQFPGEQKKGEKKRGTFEIQNTNRLLTGDLGVAPYQGIAGVKNGNTTHAGATFTGVAERDGRVLLVTVMNPSSKEQHAVYKEAARLLDWGFAAYGKVTPVGELVPPKSATPTGGASTGAGAGAGDSAAPGNAKHAAAAEKSGNGGVGIALGVVGGVLVLLAGGAFLVNRRWPAASQGRRSRTAPPADESVNP, from the coding sequence ATGACCGCGAAGGCCGCTTTGACGGTCGGTTTCGCCACCTCCCTGCTGCCTTTCCTCGCCGTCGCGCCCGCGCACGCGGACGACAAGGACAAGCAGCCCCAGCAGCCCAAACCACCGGCGGTGATGTCGCAGGTGGGCGGCGAGACGCTGTCCCGGCCCGGGGTCCAGGTGCGGCTGATGCCGGGGGCGCCGGTGCTGCCGAAGGAGCTCAGCGGACGGTCGTGGATCGTCGCGGACGCGGAGAACGGGCAGGTCCTGGCCTCGAACAACGCGCACTGGCCGCTGGCCCCGGCGTCGACCCTGAAGATGCTGTTCGCGGACACGCTGCTGCCGAAGTTCGCCCCGACGGAGAACCACACCGTCGAGCCCTCCGACCTGGCCGGCGTCGGCGCGGGCTCCAGTCTGGTCGGCATCAAGGAGAACCAGACCTACAGCGTCCAGGACCTGTGGCTGGGTGTCTTCCTGCGGTCCGGGAACGACGCCGTGCACGTGCTGTCCGCCATGAACAAGGGCGTGCCGCAGACCGTCCTGGACATGAAGGCGCACGCCGAGGAGCTCCAGGCGCTGGACACCCACGTCAAGTCCCCGGACGGGTACGACGAGCCGGGCCAGGTGTCGTCCGCGTACGACCTGACCCTCATCGCCCGCAGCGGCATGCAGAAGCCGGACTTCCGGAAGTACGCGGCCACCGCCCGCGCGCAGTTCCCGGGCGAGCAGAAGAAGGGCGAGAAGAAGCGCGGGACGTTCGAGATCCAGAACACCAACCGGCTGCTCACCGGTGATCTGGGCGTGGCGCCGTACCAGGGCATCGCCGGGGTGAAGAACGGCAACACCACGCACGCGGGGGCGACGTTCACCGGTGTCGCGGAGCGCGACGGCCGGGTGCTGCTCGTCACCGTCATGAACCCGTCGTCGAAGGAGCAGCACGCCGTCTACAAGGAGGCGGCGCGGCTGCTCGACTGGGGTTTCGCGGCCTACGGGAAGGTGACGCCGGTCGGTGAGCTGGTGCCGCCGAAGTCGGCGACCCCGACCGGGGGCGCGAGCACGGGCGCCGGCGCGGGCGCGGGTGACAGCGCCGCTCCGGGGAACGCGAAGCACGCGGCGGCCGCCGAGAAGTCGGGCAACGGTGGCGTGGGCATCGCGCTGGGTGTGGTCGGCGGAGTGCTCGTGCTGCTCGCGGGCGGCGCGTTCCTGGTCAACCGGCGCTGGCCGGCGGCGAGTCAGGGCCGTCGGTCCCGGACGGCTCCTCCGGCCGACGAGAGCGTGAACCCCTGA
- a CDS encoding oxidoreductase (D-arabinono-1,4-lactone oxidase; cl04370;~FAD binding domain; pfam01565;~FAD/FMN-containing dehydrogenases [Energy production and conversion]; COG0277;~identified by MetaGeneAnnotator; putative;~oxidoreductase [Streptomyces viridochromogenes DSM40736]): MLRPRTPEEAVAAVLSYGHGARGAIARGLGRAHGDAAQNAGGTVLDLTGLTRIRAVDAVAGLVVCDAGVGLHRLTQALLPLGWCVPVAPATRHVTVGGAVATDVHGANHPAAGSFSRHVVSLDLLTADGQVHTAVPGMPLFDATTGGLGLTGAILSVTLRLLPVETALMRVDTERATGFDDLLARFTAPCHRHRHTVARVDLLARGAATGRAVLVRADHAPYDALPPRVRRTPLALRPGGLPGGLPGSAGVAALLDGLRSRAGRPGTGRPLPLAAFLHPRDGLLRGHGRRGGFVRYEVAVGDGQEEALRRVVGRIAARGRAAGPGVLKRFGEAGPGLLSFPPAGPGWGFAVDLPASSGGLGRFLDELDEEIAAAGGRVRLAEDARLRPGLVAAMYPGLGEFRELRAALDPGAVFVSDLARRLGL; encoded by the coding sequence GTGCTGCGCCCCCGTACGCCCGAGGAGGCCGTCGCCGCGGTCCTGTCGTACGGCCACGGCGCGCGCGGGGCGATCGCCCGCGGTCTCGGCCGCGCCCACGGGGACGCCGCCCAGAACGCGGGCGGCACCGTCCTCGATCTGACCGGGCTCACCCGTATCCGGGCCGTCGACGCCGTCGCCGGGCTCGTCGTCTGCGACGCGGGCGTCGGCCTGCACCGGCTGACGCAGGCGCTGCTGCCGCTCGGCTGGTGCGTGCCGGTCGCCCCGGCCACCCGCCACGTCACGGTCGGCGGGGCCGTCGCCACCGACGTCCACGGCGCGAACCACCCCGCCGCCGGCTCCTTCTCCCGGCACGTCGTCTCGCTCGACCTGCTCACCGCCGACGGGCAGGTGCACACGGCCGTCCCCGGCATGCCGCTGTTCGACGCGACCACCGGCGGTCTGGGACTGACGGGCGCGATCCTCTCCGTCACGCTGCGGCTGCTGCCCGTCGAGACGGCCCTCATGCGCGTGGACACCGAGCGCGCCACCGGCTTCGACGACCTGCTGGCCCGGTTCACCGCCCCCTGCCACCGGCACCGCCACACGGTCGCCCGGGTCGACCTCCTCGCGCGCGGTGCCGCGACCGGCCGCGCCGTCCTCGTCCGGGCCGACCACGCCCCGTACGACGCGCTGCCCCCGCGCGTCCGCCGCACGCCGCTCGCCCTCCGGCCGGGCGGGCTGCCCGGCGGGCTGCCGGGCAGCGCCGGCGTCGCCGCTCTGCTCGACGGGCTCCGCTCGCGCGCCGGGCGTCCGGGGACGGGCCGGCCGCTGCCGCTCGCCGCGTTCCTCCACCCGCGTGACGGGCTCCTGCGCGGGCACGGGCGGCGCGGCGGCTTCGTGCGGTACGAGGTCGCCGTCGGGGACGGGCAGGAGGAGGCCCTGCGCCGGGTGGTGGGACGGATCGCGGCACGCGGCCGCGCCGCGGGTCCCGGCGTACTGAAACGGTTCGGCGAGGCGGGCCCGGGTCTGCTGTCGTTCCCGCCGGCCGGTCCCGGCTGGGGGTTCGCCGTCGACCTGCCGGCCTCGTCCGGCGGCCTCGGCCGCTTCCTCGACGAGCTGGACGAGGAGATCGCCGCGGCCGGCGGCCGGGTCCGGCTCGCGGAGGACGCGCGCCTGCGGCCCGGGCTCGTGGCGGCGATGTACCCGGGACTCGGCGAGTTCCGGGAGCTGCGCGCCGCGCTCGACCCGGGCGCGGTCTTCGTCTCCGACCTCGCCCGCCGCCTCGGCCTCTGA
- a CDS encoding oxidoreductase (NAD(P) binding site [chemical binding];~Rossmann-fold NAD(P)(+)-binding proteins; cl09931;~Short-chain dehydrogenases of various substrate specificities [General function prediction only]; COG0300;~identified by MetaGeneAnnotator; putative;~oxidoreductase, short-chain dehydrogenase or reductase family [Streptomyces venezuelae ATCC10712]), with protein sequence MKDAFGAPQSLLVLGGTSAIGLATARRLIARRARTVWLAGRPSPALAEAADSLRALGADVRVVPFDALDPESHAERLGKVFTEGDIDLVLLAFGVPGDQARDESDPLAAVRVAQTNYTGAVSAGLVCAQALQAQGHGSLVVLSSVAGERARRADFVYGSSKAGLDAFTQGLGDALYGTGVHVMVVRPGSVRARASARASARAKASGAEGPVSEGPVSEGSASEGPVEAALATTPEAVATAIELGLRRRSETVWVPGALRVVMTAVRHMPRPLFRRLPM encoded by the coding sequence ATGAAGGACGCCTTCGGCGCACCCCAGTCCCTGCTCGTCCTCGGCGGCACCTCCGCGATCGGCCTCGCCACCGCCCGCCGGCTGATCGCGCGCCGCGCCCGTACGGTGTGGCTGGCGGGCCGCCCCTCCCCCGCCCTCGCCGAGGCCGCCGACTCGCTGCGCGCGCTCGGCGCGGACGTGCGCGTGGTGCCGTTCGACGCCCTGGACCCCGAGTCGCACGCGGAGCGGCTCGGCAAGGTGTTCACCGAGGGCGACATCGACCTGGTGCTGCTGGCCTTCGGCGTCCCCGGCGACCAGGCGCGCGACGAGTCCGACCCCCTGGCCGCCGTCCGGGTCGCGCAGACCAACTACACGGGTGCCGTCTCGGCCGGGCTTGTCTGCGCGCAGGCGCTGCAGGCGCAGGGGCACGGTTCGCTGGTGGTGCTGTCGTCGGTGGCCGGCGAGCGGGCCCGGCGGGCCGACTTCGTCTACGGCTCCTCGAAGGCCGGTCTGGACGCTTTCACGCAGGGGCTGGGGGACGCGCTGTACGGCACGGGTGTGCACGTGATGGTGGTACGGCCCGGATCCGTCCGCGCGCGGGCGAGCGCGCGGGCGAGCGCGCGGGCGAAAGCTTCGGGGGCGGAGGGGCCGGTGTCCGAGGGGCCGGTGTCGGAGGGATCGGCGTCCGAGGGGCCGGTGGAAGCGGCGCTCGCGACCACGCCGGAGGCGGTCGCGACGGCGATCGAGCTGGGGCTGCGGCGCCGCTCGGAGACGGTGTGGGTGCCGGGCGCGCTGCGCGTGGTGATGACGGCGGTACGGCATATGCCACGCCCACTGTTCCGCCGCCTGCCGATGTGA